One genomic segment of Gadus chalcogrammus isolate NIFS_2021 chromosome 3, NIFS_Gcha_1.0, whole genome shotgun sequence includes these proteins:
- the gtpbp1l gene encoding GTP binding protein 1, like codes for MKHKHIVAHNQTTKVSLCKLVREMSLLTAKEPGIDPDAMPVESIVPACMFAPDPGFGDDLPDGEGFEDGEGTNGESGDHLNFSSKLVLVSPSGDQYDSLLRQLRERMDEGCGETIYVVGMGSDGGDYGLDEKDMEASAATVRSLCEQIEADLIFLRERTEAGGRIRDYLIRRRVGELDFLEVRVAVVGNVDAGKSTLLGVLTHGELDNGRGFARQKLFRHKHEMESGRTSSVGNDILGFDQEGQVVNKPDSHGGSLDWTKICERSSKVITFIDLAGHEKYLKTTVFGMTGHMPDFCMLMVGSNAGIVGMTKEHLGLALALNVPVFVVVTKIDMCPANILQETLKLLQRLLKSPGCRKIPVLVQNKDDVIVTASNFSSERMCPIFQISNVTGENMELLKMFLNLLSCRTAYSDDEPAEFQIDDTYSVPGVGTVVSGTTLRGLIRLNDTLLLGPDPLGTFIPIAVKSIHRKRMPVREVRAGQTASFALKKIKRSSIRKGMVMISPKLTPQATWEFEAEILVLHHPTTISPRYQAMVHCGSIRQTATILTMNRDCLRTGDKATVHFRFIKTPEYMHCDQRLVFREGRTKAVGTVVKLLQAVNTQAARAQQAKMLALKKKEGTATPDETGTVARPGSPSSQPKTGSGRRRGGQRHRGKGLNATIPTATTPPAAAGTA; via the exons atgaaacacaaacacatcgtcGCTCACAACCAAACAACCAAAGTTAGCCTGTGCAAACTG GTCCGGGAAATGTCGTTATTAACTGCGAAAGAACCAGGGATCGACCCAGACGCCATGCCGGTGGAGTCCATAGTACCCGCCTGCATGTTCGCACCAGACCCAGGGTTTGGGGACGACCTGCCCGACGGAGAGGGCTTCGAAGACGGCGAGGGGACCAACGGCGAGTCCGGGGATCATTTAAATTTCAGTAGTAAG TTAGTCTTGGTCAGTCCGTCGGGGGACCAGTATGACTCGTTACTACGCCAACTCAGGGAGCGGATGGATGAAGGATGCGGGGAAACCATCTACGTGGTTGGAATGGGTTCAG acggGGGAGACTACGGCCTGGATGAGAAGGACATGGAGGCCTCGGCGGCTACGGTGAGGTCGCTGTGCGAGCAGATCGAGGCCGACCTCATCTTCCTGCGGGAGCGCACCGAGGCCGGCGGCAGGATCCGCGACTACCTCATACGGCGGCGCGTCGGCGAGCTGGACTTCCTGGAAGTCAG ggtggcggtggtgggcaACGTGGACGCCGGCAAGAGCACCCTGCTGGGGGTGCTGACTCACGGGGAGCTGGACAACGGCCGTGGCTTTGCGCGGCAGAAGCTCTTCAGGCACAAGCACGAGATGGAGAGCGGCCGGACCAGCAGCGTGGGCAACGACATCCTGGGCTTCGACCAGGAGGGACAG GTGGTGAACAAACCCGACAGCCACGGGGGGAGCCTGGACTGGACCAAGATCTGCGAGCGGTCCTCCAAGGTGATCACCTTCATTGACCTGGCGGGCCACGAGAAGTACCTGAAGACCACCGTGTTCGGCATGACGGGACACATGCCCGACTTCTGCATGCTCATG GTGGGCAGTAATGCAGGCATCGTGGGGATGACCAAGGAGCACCTGGGCCTGGCGCTGGCCCTCAACGTGCCTGTGTTCGTGGTGGTCACCAAGATAGACATGTGCCCCGCCAACATTCTCCAag AGACGCTAAAGCTATTACAGAGACTACTGAAGTCACCGGGCTGCAGGAAGATCCCCGTCCTGGTCCAGAACAAAGACGATGTCATCGTCACCGCATCCAACTTCAGCTCtgagag GATGTGTCCCATCTTCCAGATCTCCAATGTGACCGGGGAGAACATGGAGCTGCTCAAGATGTTCCTCAACCTGCTGTCGTGTAGGACGGCCTACAGCGACGATGAGCCCGCCGAGTTCCAGATAGACGACACCTACTCTGTACCG gGTGTGGGCACGGTGGTGTCGGGCACCACGTTACGGGGCCTGATCCGCCTCAACGACACCCTGCTGCTGGGCCCAGACCCCCTGGGCACCTTCATCCCCATAGCCGTCAAGTCCATCCACCGCAAGCGCATGCCGGTCCGCGAGGTCCGTGCTGGACAGACCGCCTCCTTCGCCCTCAAGAAG atCAAGCGTTCGTCGATAAGGAAGGGCATGGTGATGATCTCTCCTAAGCTGACCCCCCAGGCCACCTGGGAGTTTGAGGCTGAGATCCTGGTgctccaccaccccaccaccatctccccccGCTACCAGGCCATGG tgcattgtgggagcaTCAGGCAGACGGCCACCATCCTGACCATGAACAGGGACTGTCTGCGTACCGGCGACAAGGCCACGGTCCACTTCCGCTTCATCAAGACCCCCGAGTACATGCACTGTGACCAGCGGCTTGTGTTCAGGGAGGGCCGCACCAAGGCTGTGGGCACCGTCGTCAAG CTGCTGCAAGCGGTGAACACGCAAGCGGCCCGGGCCCAGCAGGCCAAGATGCTTGCcctgaagaagaaggagggcACAGCAACACCGGACGAGACCGGGACCGTGGCAAGACCAGGAAGCCCCTCTTCACAG